In Cicer arietinum cultivar CDC Frontier isolate Library 1 chromosome 1, Cicar.CDCFrontier_v2.0, whole genome shotgun sequence, one DNA window encodes the following:
- the LOC101504534 gene encoding pentatricopeptide repeat-containing protein At3g16010, whose protein sequence is MLPRFIASRRNISTWPPFSQRLKQTENEIVQMFRLPDSQEGNHSLPMKGGRVWRKDPIARILDERFIRILKIFKWGPDAEKALEVLKLRLDTRLVREVLKIDVEVNVKIQFFKWAGKRKNFEHDSTTYMALIRCLDENRLFGELWRTIQDMVKSPCAFGPSELSEIVKILGRVKMVNKALSVFYQVKGRKCRPTSSTYNSVILMLMQEGHHEKVHELYNEMCNEGYCFPDTVTYSALVSAFAKLNRNDSAIRLFDEMKENGLQPTEKIYTTLMGIYFKLGRVEEALKLVQEMRMMRCSPTVYTYTELIRGLGKTGRVEDAYVIYKNMLKDGCKPDVVLMNNVINILGRSDRLKDAIALFDEMKLLNCTPNVVTYNTIIKSLFEAKAPPSEASSWLEKMKKDGVVPSSFTYSILIDGFCKTNRVEKALLLLEEMDEKGFAPCPAAYCSLINSLGKAKRYEAANELFQELKENCGSSSARVYAVMIKHFGKCGRLKEAISLFNEMEKLGCTPDVYAYNALMTGMVRADMIDEAFSLFRTMEENGCTPDINSHNIILNGLARTGGPKRAMEMFTKMKSSIIKPDAVSYNTILGCLSRAGLFEEAAKLMKEMSSKGFQYDLITYSSILEAVGKVDEERNMLE, encoded by the exons ATGCTTCCACGATTCATTGCTTCGAGGAGGAACATATCAACTTGGCCTCCTTTCTCTCAGAGATTAAAGCAAACAG AAAATGAGATTGTTCAAATGTTTCGCTTGCCTGATTCTCAAGAAGGAAACCATAGTCTTCCCATGAAAGGAGGTAGAGTATGGAGGAAGGATCCTATTGCTCGGATTTTGGATGAACGATTCATTaggattttgaaaatatttaaatgggGACCTGATGCAGAAAAGGCTTTGGAAGTGCTGAAGCTTAGGCTTGACACTCGCTTGGTTCGCGAGGTTTTAAAGATAGATGTTGAGGTCAATGTGAAGATTCAGTTTTTTAAATGGGCTGGGAAAAGAAAGAATTTTGAACATGATTCAACTACTTATATGGCTTTGATTCGATGCTTAGACGAAAATAGGCTTTTTGGTGAACTGTGGAGGACAATACAAGACATGGTTAAGAGTCCATGTGCATTTGGTCCTTCTGAATTGTCTGAAATTGTGAAAATCTTGGGTAGGGTTAAGATGGTCAATAAGGCATTATCGGTTTTTTATCAGGTTAAGGGTCGTAAGTGCAGACCTACATCGAGCACTTACAACTCTGTCATCTTGATGCTGATGCAAGAGGGGCATCATGAGAAAGTTCATGAGCTGTATAATGAAATGTGTAATGAGGGTTATTGTTTCCCCGATACAGTTACATATAGTGCGCTAGTTTCAGCATTTGCAAAGCTGAATCGCAATGATTCAGCCATTAGATTATTTGATGAGATGAAGGAGAATGGATTACAGCCCACGGAAAAAATTTATACAACTTTGATGGGAATATACTTTAAGTTGGGTAGGGTTGAGGAGGCGTTGAAACTAGTTCAAGAGATGAGAATGATGCGGTGTTCTCCAACTGTCTATACTTATACGGAATTAATAAGGGGATTGGGGAAGACTGGGAGGGTTGAAGATGCATATGTAATTTACAAGAATATGTTGAAAGATGGTTGCAAACCGGATGTTGTCCTGATGAATAATGTGATCAACATTTTGGGTAGATCAGATCGCTTAAAAGATGCTATTGCGCTTTTTGATGAAATGAAGTTGCTGAATTGCACACCTAATGTTGTGACATACAATACCATTATCAAATCTTTATTCGAGGCCAAGGCCCCACCTTCTGAGGCTTCTTCGTGGttagagaaaatgaaaaaagatgGAGTAGTCCCCAGCTCATTTACATATTCAATTCTCATTGATGGTTTCTGCAAAACAAACCGAGTTGAGAAGGCTTTGTTGCTTCTTGAAGAGATGGATGAAAAAGGCTTTGCACCTTGTCCTGCTGCCTACTGCAGCCTGATCAATAGCCTCGGTAAAGCAAAACGTTACGAGGCTGCAAATGAGCTGTTCcaagaattgaaagaaaacTGTGGAAGTTCGAGCGCTCGTGTGTATGCTGTCATGATTAAACATTTTGGAAAATGTGGACGACTCAAGGAAGCTATCAGTCTTTTTAACGAGATGGAAAAACTCGGATGCACTCCCGATGTTTATGCTTATAATGCTCTCATGACCGGGATGGTAAGGGCTGACATGATAGACGAAGCTTTTTCCTTGTTTAGAACTATGGAAGAAAATGGTTGCACCCCTGATATAAACTCCCATAATATAATCCTAAATGGATTGGCTAGGACAGGTGGCCCGAAACGCGCTATGGAAATGTTCACAAAAATGAAGAGTTCTATTATTAAGCCAGACGCGGTTTCGTACAACACCATTCTTGGTTGTCTTAGCCGTGCTGGTCTATTTGAAGAGGCTGCAAAGCTTATGAAAGAAATGAGTTCAAAAGGATTCCAGTATGATCTTATCACCTATTCTTCAATACTTGAGGCAGTTGGTAAGGTTGATGAAGAACGTAATATGCTGGAGTAA